AAAGATCTCACGATTCCTGACTCGGCCTCGTTCAATCCGTAGCAAAGCCGGATAGCCCTCGGCTTGCAACTGTTCAAGCCGGTAGTCACCGCCTGTCGGATAGGAAGCAGAGTCTTCATCCACAATGAAATCCGGTGTAAACGGTGGTTGGCTCATCACGAGATCGGCCAAGGCATAGGCCTCGGGGATGATGCGCGGATTATTGCGACGCAAGGTGAGGGCATCACCAAAGTACCTGGCCAACAAGGCGAAGCTCTCGCGATGACGAAAGAAATGCTTGAGCGGGAGAAAGCCCGTGGCAAGAAATCCCTGTGCAAGGCTGATGCGTTGTGCATAGGGATGGATCGTGCGTGCGACGACAAGTCCCACATGCAGACGGTTCTTGATGGCCTCAAGCCGCTTGTCCATAAGCAGCTTCCCCACCTGCATTCGGCGATAGTCGGGATGCACGGCAAGACGGCCGAACTCTCCCACGAGATCGGAATGCGCCCCGAAATCGAACAGGACGGACGCCGTGCCGACCACACGCCCGGCCTCCGTGTCTTCGGCGACAAGAATCAATGCATCGTCCGTGAAGACCGAACGCTTCAGCCAGAGTTCGTCATACAGTTCTCGATGTGGATACTCTGTTCCGTAGACCGCGAGAAAAATTTCGCGGATCTGCCCCACATCCTCTTCACGGGCCTCTCGAACCCTGATCATGAGCGCCCCTTTGCAGTGGATCAGGAGGAGGTCGAGTGTTGACGAAGCTGCTGGCCGGCAATTCTGGCGATCGCCCGATAATAGACTGCCCCTACCGCCAGCGCTTCTTCATCAAAGTCAAACTTGCTGGAATGGGCCGGATAGCCTTCTCGACCAGGAACTTGGCTGCCGAATCGGACGTACGCTCCTGGAATCTTTTCCAGATAGTAGCTGAAATCTTCCGCCCCCATATTGGCTGTCTTCAGCGGCAACACATTCGCTTCCCCCACTGCCTCGATTGCGGCTTGCCGCGCGAGGCCCGCCATTACCGCATCGTTCACAAGAGGTGGTGTGCCTTCGGTTACCGTGACATGGATTTTCGCCCCGTGTAATTGCGCGATCGATTCAGCAATACGACGTACGGAGCTGAGCAACTGTCTGCGGACAGCCGGATCTTGCGCCCGCACCGTTCCTTCCAACTTGGCCTGCCCCGCGATCACGTTTGGTGCGGTCCCGGCATGAAATTGACCGACCGACACAACCGAGGGCCGGGCCGGATCGACCTCACGTGAGACGATCGTCTGTAACGCCATGATCATAAGGCTCCCCACCACGACCGCATCAATGCTTTCATGTGGTCTGGCTCCATGTGCTCCCTGCCCGATGATCTCAATGGCAAAATTATCCGACGATGCATTGACCGGCCCCTCACTCACCACGATGGTGCCGGGGCGGTAATGCCGATCCAGATGTCCGCCGAAGACCAGGCCTGCTCCACTAAGTGCGCCCTCCTGGATCATGGCGATCGCACCGATTCCTTTTTCTTCAGCCGGTTGAAAAATCAACCGCACCGGTGCCGCCAAGCCCTTCTCCTGGGAAAGCAACGCCGCGGCACCAAGCAACATGGTGGTATGCCCGTCATGGCCACACGCATGCATGATGCCGTTATGCGCCGACGCGAATTCGAGACCGGTTTCTTCTTGAATGGGAAGCGCATCCGTATCGGCCCGCAACACCACACAAGGCACTCCGGATCTCCCGTGAATGTCGGCGACGACTCCATGGCCCGCGACGTTCGTGCGGTGATGAATGCCAAGCTCGTGGAGAAACCTGCTGATGACTGTGGCCGTCCGAGCTTCCTGCCCACTCAGCTCAGGATATCGATGAAGCTCTCGCCGCACTGTGACTAATTTGTCATAGAGCTCTGGAGCAACCAATGCCATAGGAGCCCCCTCCGCGCACAAAGCCCAGACGGTCAGAAGACTTCACCTGGCCAAGACACCATCAGACTTCCTTGGCCTGCGCACCCGGCTGATAGACCGCATACACATAGACAGGAACAGACAAATGGCCGAGATGTTTCTCGATCAACGGCTTGACGTCCTTCCAATCGAGTCCACCGACACCGGTCGCCAAGCGAGGTAGGGCAACACTTTTAACCTTCTCGCTTTCAACCAACTTGGCAAGGGCCTTGAGACAGTGGTTGACGTTTTCGATTGTGGCTTTTCCCGGCTTCGCTCCATGACCGGGAGCAGCCTCCTGTGTAAAGAGACTCACGATTCGTACCCCACCCACACCGGCCCAAGTCCACAAGTCACCGGTCTTCGGTGTAAATGTTTGGCAGTAATGCCTGAAATCTTTGTACATCGCAGGCCACTGCTGTCGCAGGCTCAAGGCTAACCCGTTGGCATAGTTGTCGTTCGGAGCCACCCCATGCGCGACCATTTCAGCGGTTGTCCGTAAAATATCCCCCGTGACTTCTTTCAGCATAGACACTCCTGTTGAAGTATTGGTTGGAGCGGCATACCGCTCTTCGTTGCACTGTTCCCCCCTGATTTGCTCACCCTTGCGAATCCCATCTCATTCCGTTATGAACGTCGAACATTGTCCCTTAACCAGAGGCCACCCATGGTGCACATCCGGCCGGCAACCGAAGAAGATTTTCCTGCGATCCTCCGCGTACAACAGTCCGCCTTCGGCGAATATGCTTCGGTCCAGACCGTGAGCGGGTGGACGACGGAAACCCTTGAGAGCCTCAAAGCGGACGCCAGGGAAAAACAGATCTTTGTGGCCGTTGAAGACCAAACCATCGTCGGCTCCGTACGATTCTGGACCGTGGCCGGCGTGTGCGTCATCCGCCTGCTTTCTGTGAATCCCGGCCATCAGCACCAAGGAGTGGGCAAAGCCCTGATACGCGAGATCGAGCAGGTCGTGACCAATGCCCATAAGCTCTACGCCTGCACGATGTTGCGAACAGCTCGTAATATTCAGTTCTTTCTGAACCTGGGGTACAAGGCCGAGACCATCCTCCCCGATCACTACGATCATCTCGATCTCATTTGCTTCGCGAAATATCGCTGAGCGCCTCTCCTATGGATTCATTCGAAGACCACGGACCCTCTTGCCTCGAGCCTATGGCGTCTTTGCGCACCGAAACCCATAGCCGAACTGCCGGTTCATCGGTTGGGCATTGAACCGATGCGCAGATCGCAGAAAGTCCGTCACGTACAACCAAGACCCCCCACGTACGACCTTCTCATCGCCTTTTGCCGGACCAATGGGGTTCTTCTCCGGACTTTTCTTATACGTATCGAGCCCATACCAATCAAACACCCACTCCCACGCGTTCCCGGCCATGTCGTAGATCCCGTAAGGGCTCTTCCCCGCCTCGAACGATCCGACCGGGGATAAGGCCAGGTGGTCATCCCAATCCTTTCGCCCGTAATTGGCGTGGAGCCTGGTCGGAGCTTCATTGCCCCACGGATAGATCCGTCCATCGGTTCCCCGTGCCGCCTTTTCCCATTCCGCTTCAGTCGGCAGACGCTTACCGGCCCATTTGCAATAGTTGACCGCATCCTCCCAACTGACATTGACGACCGGACGTCTCAGATGTTGCGGTTGATTCATGACGCTCCAGTCCGGAGGCTCCTCCATTTCCGTGGCTTCCAAATACCTGGCGTATTGCCCGACCGTCACTTCATACTTGTCGATCCGGAACGCATTGAGATAGATCTGCCGCACCGGCTTTTCATCATCTCCCAGCATACTACCCCGGGTGAACGGCCCCGCCGGGACCAGCACCATCTGCAGATCGAGGTTATCAGCCTCTCCCATTCCTCCGGATGACCCGGCAGGGACTTGTTTCTTCGCCCCGGACAGAGACCGTGGAAGTTTGGCCTGGAGCTGTTGGTGGAGGACCTGCTGTTCAGTAGTCAGGCCCATTTCATGTGCGCTTTCGAGCGTCTCCTGGGCTTGCTTCATCTTTCCACCCGCCACCAAGGCTTTCG
The Candidatus Nitrospira nitrosa DNA segment above includes these coding regions:
- a CDS encoding macro domain-containing protein, which translates into the protein MLKEVTGDILRTTAEMVAHGVAPNDNYANGLALSLRQQWPAMYKDFRHYCQTFTPKTGDLWTWAGVGGVRIVSLFTQEAAPGHGAKPGKATIENVNHCLKALAKLVESEKVKSVALPRLATGVGGLDWKDVKPLIEKHLGHLSVPVYVYAVYQPGAQAKEV
- a CDS encoding M20 metallopeptidase family protein, with product MALVAPELYDKLVTVRRELHRYPELSGQEARTATVISRFLHELGIHHRTNVAGHGVVADIHGRSGVPCVVLRADTDALPIQEETGLEFASAHNGIMHACGHDGHTTMLLGAAALLSQEKGLAAPVRLIFQPAEEKGIGAIAMIQEGALSGAGLVFGGHLDRHYRPGTIVVSEGPVNASSDNFAIEIIGQGAHGARPHESIDAVVVGSLMIMALQTIVSREVDPARPSVVSVGQFHAGTAPNVIAGQAKLEGTVRAQDPAVRRQLLSSVRRIAESIAQLHGAKIHVTVTEGTPPLVNDAVMAGLARQAAIEAVGEANVLPLKTANMGAEDFSYYLEKIPGAYVRFGSQVPGREGYPAHSSKFDFDEEALAVGAVYYRAIARIAGQQLRQHSTSS
- a CDS encoding GNAT family N-acetyltransferase → MVHIRPATEEDFPAILRVQQSAFGEYASVQTVSGWTTETLESLKADAREKQIFVAVEDQTIVGSVRFWTVAGVCVIRLLSVNPGHQHQGVGKALIREIEQVVTNAHKLYACTMLRTARNIQFFLNLGYKAETILPDHYDHLDLICFAKYR
- a CDS encoding SUMF1/EgtB/PvdO family nonheme iron enzyme → MRGKVERAVLLCVFLCWGVSGPSGAVYAAGAGDQEFSKGETLLKSKQYAEARTTLEAGIQKDPSNIQAHFNLAEACRALESWICAEEHYETALDLDAKSGRTTSYLPKTKAKVWRLREETTAWRLLHEAKALVAGGKMKQAQETLESAHEMGLTTEQQVLHQQLQAKLPRSLSGAKKQVPAGSSGGMGEADNLDLQMVLVPAGPFTRGSMLGDDEKPVRQIYLNAFRIDKYEVTVGQYARYLEATEMEEPPDWSVMNQPQHLRRPVVNVSWEDAVNYCKWAGKRLPTEAEWEKAARGTDGRIYPWGNEAPTRLHANYGRKDWDDHLALSPVGSFEAGKSPYGIYDMAGNAWEWVFDWYGLDTYKKSPEKNPIGPAKGDEKVVRGGSWLYVTDFLRSAHRFNAQPMNRQFGYGFRCAKTP